ataatactgcaaaattacttggaagatgatgaacttatattcattcaattaaacaaaagaaagaaataagaaaaaaaaagaagaagaaaaaatgcagcattagaggaaatatttttctgtatttgcagcaaaattgggtgtaacacgaagatatttgggtgtaataCGAAAATACTCgagtgtattgtttaagaattttcgaTATATGTATGCTGTTATGTtctacataattcaaaactctttctcttcctcctcctcatcttctgttgcttcttcttcttttcatcatcatcacaatcttcttcttctttttttcttattaatctttttttattttaccttctcaagttttttcttgttttattcttttaacaagaataaaaataaaaacaaagaagaagaagaaacacatactgcaaaattgcttgaaagaggatgaacttacattcatccaaccaaaaaacgaaagaaataagacaaaaagaagaagaaaaaaatgcagtATTAGAAGAAATATCTTTCTGTATTTgtagcaaatttgggtgtaacatgAAGATATTTGAGTATAACACGAAGATATTCGAGTGTATTGCTTAAGAATTTTCGGTGTATGTgtgctgataagttctgcataattcaaaactctacctcttcttcctcctcatcttcttatttcatattcttataattattcttggaaagaaaaaataaaataaagaagaaaaaaaatacataatattgtgaaataaatagaaagagaaggagtaaaaaaaatgcagcaacaacaacagtaataaaaaaaagtaaataccCAACTCGGTCCTTGTCCGTTTTCATGAAGGACAAAGAGATCCTTATCCAAAAAAAGGGACACTTAGACcctaaatctttttattttgggaCAATACAAATCTTCTGTTAAAAAAATcgttaaataataacaaaaattagttttgtgggaggttttatttgtattttgtggggattttaaacctccacaaactattaataagtttgtttttaaaaaattcctCCACCAATGGTGGTTAAGTGAAGAAAAACCATTGATAAAAATAATGCCACAAAAAAAAAGGTAATTGTAGTACAAATACCtttcaaaggaaaaaaataacatCGAATAAGAAATGAAAGAAGAGAACTTTAATGTTGATAATATTGGTATTGGTGATGATCACGGTAGAggagataatgatgatgataaagtaataaaaataatagaggTAGGAGTGATATAATGAGGATGAAGAAGGTAGTGGTAGTAGTGGTAGTAATTGTATATATTGTTGAAAAGAATTTTGTGGAGGTTTAAACCCccacaaaatacaaataaaattccCACAAAAcgaatttttgttattatttaacaGATTTTTTAACAGATAGATTGTATtgtcccaaaataaaaaaattgagggTCGAAGTATCCATTTTTTTTTGACATGGATCGCTTTGTCCTTCGTGAAACTGGACAAAGATCGGATTGGGTGTTTACTCTAAAAAAAGACGACGAAGATGAAACACgcaaagaaaaaagaggagaaatgcaaagaagaaggagaagaagaaagaagtggaggaggaggaagaggaacgCGGGGTCAAAGAGGAACAACGTGACACACGCGCGTTATGTAAATGACTTGTATAACTTATATgacaaaaagacttgtatgtgtaaCACTACtcattatattttatctatacCTATATTATGTATGCTAATCTAATGTTAATGGCAGTATGATATTTTAATGTAATGTTAATTTCTATACTTTGTAAAAAGTGTTAAAAGAGAGAGAATCTAACCTTCTTGTGTAAATGTTATAATATTGTTTATTCGAATTATATAACTGGACGAATTGAATATTAGATATACCTTAGACATAAAAAGAAGTGTCCATGTAGCAGTCTTTTAAGagtattagttttttatttaaaaaatatatttttatatttaatatttttactttattaatatttttttattatcaatgatcacaaaatttaaaaaaaaagcaattacaaaaaaatagtaTGAGAGAAGACAATTTTTATGATAATTGATAGAGAATTCGAGCGAaattataatagaaaaaaatctcATAAATAACTGACTaaattttactattgtatcagCACATTATTATCCTATCCAAACATAGTTAAGCAACACATTCCAATTCTTTACAAGCAAAAACGAAATTGTCAAAATAAGGGAAAAGACTGTACGGGAGCTACTCAAATCAATCTTGGAACCTACTTCATCCTAGATATTGTGATAACTTCTTTGAGATGCAATAGAAAATCCAATGAAGATATCTCAAAGTTCAACTAGAGTGATGGAATAACTTTTCAGATTTGCAGTGATCCGTTCCATACAACTTGACCACAAAACTCTTTATAAATTGACAAACCTACAATCATGTGCATGATTCAGTTACTAAAGATAACGCGTCTTTAGAAAGAATCATCTAAAAATTAGGTCTATTAGGTAACGATACTATAGCACGTTCGAGcttatttataaaagaaaaaaccCTAAACATAACGAGGTACGCTATTTATTCTGAATTGCATTATACTCATCTCACTCTCTTTTTAACTTGAATGTTGGAGGGCCTTTGCAGGTGTCCACTACTGTCGTTCTTAGGAAGCCAATGTATACGTCATCCAGCCCAGGCCAAAGCGAGTTCAACTTTAGACCGGACAAATTATACCTCTCTCAAGACTTACCACGCATAAACATTTGGCCCCCACCATGAGGCTGAGTTTTATCTAACCCCATCACTACCTTTTCTACTTGTCTTTACCTCTTTTTTGCAGGCCATTATCAAAGGCGGAAGAGAAAAAAgaatcctcctcctcctccttacCTTGAGGTTGAGCTATTAGTTATTAATGAGTCTCTACGGTCAGAAAATCAACAGATGGCCAACTTATTAAATCAGAAGCAAAACATCCGAGGTATGGAGAAAGGGCAAAAAACTCCTGAAAACGACAATAATGATGATGACCATACCTCAAAGGCTAAAGCCACGATGACAGTAATCTCGAAGGCACTAGTGAAGAGGACCAATCTGATCTAATACTCTGTTATACATTTTCAACTTTTTTAGACGGTGTTACCTTGATTTAGTTTTCTGGCTTACCTGCAAATTCTATGACAAATTTTGACGAGTTGTGTAAGAATTTGCATTTTCACGTAAAAccgttttaataaaataattttagtatccggaatagattcaaaatttagaagttttattttgaaaatataaatgtgaaatttgatttcagtgaatttttctgagaTGGAAAATATATCTATTTCGAAAAGTTTTGTAAAAATACGTATTGGCGCTTAAGCTGGCAGTACCGGCTTTAGTCTGTCTAATACCGcgtattttggaaaataatattttaaaaattaatttattattttgagaagataaaaataatttagaatcgAAAACCGAACACTAACCATAATGACTCTCCGTCGGCGACCACGTGGTTGATCGTGAAGCCGATGAAGACGCCGTCAACTAGCTCCGTGACCTGCACCGCAAGCAACGAGTGAGACGTGCCTTCGCAGTTTCTAACTCCGTTAAGTGGGAAGAAGGAGTTGACAATGGAAGGAACGTACTTTGGCTGAAGAATATCATCAACACGTGTGTTCTCTGCTATGGCATGGACAAAGAGGGATCCTTTATTGTTGCAGAGAATATGACAATAGGTGGTGTTGTTTTTGCCTTCAGTAGCCATGAGACGGCCGGCGAGGAGTGGAAAGAAAGCGAGGGTGGTGGAAAGGGAGTGTCTGAGATGCTGAATTTGTGATGATGATGGTTTGTGATGAAAGAGAAGGCCTTTTTGGTTCATCTTGATTGGGAGGGCCACAAGATCCCATGGTGTTAAGTGGATTTTCTGAGCTGAGTCGGCTTGACTCGGTGCTTGGATTGTGCTGGCTGAGATGAGTCGGATCACAGGCATGGCTGAAGCCTGAATCATTTCTGAGCTCTACTACTGTTAAGTGTTAAGTGAGAAGGTGAGAACTATAAGTCATTGTTGATTATGTAATCTACTTATCCAACTCTTGCCTGTGTCGATGGTTTCAGCTGTATTCTTTCACCTActctagttttttttttggggtGACTAATTCACCTACTCTCGTTTATTTTTACTTCTTGGTGCACTAGTAATCACGTTGCTATCTAATCACTCGGATAAAgatgttttttatatttttaataattaaaatttaatatatatatatatatataattaattaaattatgttatttttataaaaaaaaaattagatttcacaaatcgatttaacaaaaaaattgataaacgaaattttGAATCagtataaattaatattttttaaaaaaaataactataatactctcattatagaaaatgacaaaatactatatatatatatacgggTATTtcagtcattttttataatagaaatattatagttattttttataaaaaaaattattttagattattttaaaatttggttcATTAATTTTTTGGACAAATCGGTTTGTTCGATCTAATTATGACAGAAATAATACggtttaatcgattatatatgttaaattttaattgttaaaaatacctttaaaaaaagacgttttaggCATCTTTATTTGAGTGGCTCTCATCCAAAAAAAATAGCATCTAacctattaaaaaaaatttaaatttactatttaattttaaaaatataaaattaaatcatttttaaatatttaaaattaaacatataaGACTACAAAATCACTAGGTAGAGGAAGAAAAAATGTAGCAATAATAGCACTAAtaaaagaatgatgatgagaaaaaagcaaaaaagaagaaggagaaacacctaaaaaaaggaggaggaacgCGAGGAGGAGAAAGAATGGGGATACTATTATTTACATTAGTAGAGATAGTTATGGCGTATATCTATACTCTCATTAATTGGACTTTGACTAATTTGATTAGATTTGATTACcaaaaaagatatatttataGTAAGattgtttattaaaaaaatgaaattactatttaattttaaaatataaaattaaataatttttaaataattaaaatttattacaaaaaataaggtaaaaaaattagacaataaattataaatatcataaaatttactaaattatttacCAAATCAGCTTCACCCCAACTTCTCTACCTCTCCACTTATTTGCACCATTATTATTCGAATTAATTCAATACTTCAGCTGATATtatatatcaattattttacacatacaaattattttttatacaagtctatacaagtcatttatattcaTGCGCGCATATTTTTTCGTGccgtttcttcttcttcttcttcgttatttttctctttcatcatcgTTTTTACCAACACCACCtgctcctcctcatcttcttcgttttttttcATTGGAATTTCTCCTCTCCCTTCTTTTTTCTCATTCTCCTCCATCATCAGTTATCTCGTTGTTGAagataatgaataattcaaGTTCAGATTGTCAATTAAACCAGAAGgaaattgattattgttttgaatccaatcaagtggTTGAGGTGTGGTTCGATTCTAGTTAATTTTTTTGAGTAGTTTATGATTCTGTAGGTGAATAATGTTTCATCAttgatggtttgaattgaatgtaatgtaaaagttctgtattaaagaaaatatttttctgtatttgcagcaaaaTTGGGtataacacgaagatatttgggtgtattgtttaaaaatttttggtgtATGTGTATGCtaataagttctgcataattcaaaactcttcttctccctcctcctcatcttatgttgcttcttcttcttctttttcatcatcatcatcatcttctttttttcttattcatcttctttcttattttatcttctcaagtttcttcttattttactcttttaataaaaataaaaacaaaaaaaaatcaaacaaagaagaagaagaaatacataatactacaaaattacttggaagatgatgaacttatattcattcaactaaaagaaagaaagaaataaggaaaaaaagaaaaaaatgctgCATTAGAGGAAATGCTTTTCTGTATTcgcagcaaatttgggtgtaacacgaagatatttgggtgtaacacgaaaaTATTCgagtgtattgtttaagaattttcgaTATATGTATGCTGATAAGTtctacataattcaaaactcttcctcttcctcctcctcatcttctgctgcttcttcttcttcttttcatcatcatcaccatcttcttcttcttttttttcttattcatcttttttttattttatcttctcaagtttttttttattttattcttttaataagaataaaaataaaaataaatcaaacaaagaagaagaagaaacacatgcTGCAAAATTGCTTGAAAGAGGATGAATTTCAAGCATAAACTTACATTCATCCaaccaaaagaaagaaagaaatatgaaaaaaagaagaagaagaaaaaatgcagtattagaagaaatatttttctgtatttgtagCAAATTTGGGTATAACATAAAGATATTTTAGTGTAACACGAAGTTATTCGAGTGTATTGCTTAAGAATTTTCGGTGTATGTgtgctgataagttctgcataattcaaaactcttcctcttcttcctcttcatcttctgttgcttcttcttcatctttttatTTCACATTCTTATAATTATTCTTGGaaggaaaaaatcaaacaaagaagaaaaaaaatactgTGACATCAATAGAAAGAGAAGGAGTaaaaaaaatgcagcaacaacaacagtaataaaaaaagagtaaaCACCCAACTTGATCCTTGTCCATTTTCACAAAGGACAAAGAGATCCCTATCCAAAAAAAGAGACACTTCGACCCTCAACCTTTTTATTTCGAGACAATACAATTCTTCTGTTAAAAAATTcgttaaataataacaaaaattagttttgtgggattttatttgtattttgtgggggttttaaacctccacaaactattaataagtttgtttttgaaaaattcctTCACCAATGGTGGTTAAGTGAAGAAAAATCattgatgaaaatgatgccgCAAAAAAGGTAATTGTAGTACAAATACCtttcaaaggaaaaaaataacatCGAATAAGAAATGAAAGAAGAGAACTTTAATGTTGATAATATTGGTATTGGTGATGATGACGGTAGAgaagataatgatgatgataaagtAATAAGAATAATAGAGGTGGTAGAggagataatgatgatgataaagtaataaaaataatagaggTAGGAGTAATATAATGAGGATGAAGAAGATAGTGGTAGTTGTGGTAGTAATTGGTTATATTGTTGAAAAGAATTTTGTGGAGGTTTAAAACCCCccacaaaatacaaataaaacccTCACAAAATGAATTTTTGCTATCATTTAACGGATTTTTTAACAGATAGATTGTATTGTCCTAAAATAAAAAGGTTGAGGGTCGAAGTGTCCCTTTTTTTTAGACATGGATCGTTTTGTCCTTCGTAAAAATGGACAAGGACCAGATTAGATGTTTACTCTAAAAGAAAGACGATGAAGATGAAACACgtgaagaaaaaggaggagaaatgcaaagaagaaggagaagaagaaggaagaggaacGCGGGGTCAAAGAGGAACAACGTGACACACTCGCGTTATGTAAATGACTTGTATGACTTATATGCCAAAAGGATTTGCATGTGTAGCAGTACtcattatatattatctatatCTATATTATGTATGCTAATCTAATGTTAATGGTAGTATGATATTTTAATGTAATGTTAATTTCTCATACTTTTTAAATAGTGTTAAAAGAGAAAGAATCTAACCTTCTTGTGTAAATGTTATGATATTGTTTATTCGAATTATATAACTGGATGAATTGAATATTAGATATACCTTAGATATAAAAAGAAGTGTCCATGTAGCAGTCTTTTAAGagtattagttttttatttaaaaaatatactttcatatttaatatttttactttattaatatttttctattatcaatgatcacaaaatttaagaaaaaagcAATTACAAGAAAATAGTA
Above is a genomic segment from Arachis stenosperma cultivar V10309 chromosome 1, arast.V10309.gnm1.PFL2, whole genome shotgun sequence containing:
- the LOC130944487 gene encoding uncharacterized acetyltransferase At3g50280-like, giving the protein MIQASAMPVIRLISASTIQAPSQADSAQKIHLTPWDLVALPIKMNQKGLLFHHKPSSSQIQHLRHSLSTTLAFFPLLAGRLMATEGKNNTTYCHILCNNKGSLFVHAIAENTRVDDILQPKYVPSIVNSFFPLNGVRNCEGTSHSLLAVQVTELVDGVFIGFTINHVVADGESLWNRDKEHLLDFDPEPERTFRRRLQQARLYKAAESTMDANNADNANVANPNVNEQQGRVLGSFSAPTADLYGKSIVVPPIAANNFELKPQLVTLV